From the Streptomyces sp. KMM 9044 genome, one window contains:
- a CDS encoding GGDEF domain-containing protein: MGEDSRLAAVVELAQGMAAAHSSREVWRAAAHGARRALGGTFAALSVWERELGRLRVLVNVGELAEGEEAFPDDETYPVHRFAEITEFLHERWAAGGGEPDAWVETARGPTEGRPGYTHQRVAALRRRGRGCCVVAPIVLNGRAWGELYVARPVGAPVFGRGDADFATVLAAVVAAGIAQTERLEEARRLAYTDALTGLANRRAVDVRLDEAIERHRRDGAVVSLVVCDLNGLKRVNDTLGHAVGDRLLERFGTVLSLCGAMLPGALAARLGGDEFCLLAVGPPADEAVEAADEVCRRAVELGIGDGVACGVASTGDAIGPVHSARRLFRLADAAQYRAKAERARRPVVAGREGPGDPVVRLADEPVREPDGERRRFRGRHSP, translated from the coding sequence ATGGGTGAGGACAGCCGGCTGGCGGCGGTGGTGGAGCTGGCGCAGGGCATGGCCGCCGCGCACAGCTCGCGGGAGGTCTGGAGGGCCGCGGCCCACGGGGCCCGCCGGGCGCTCGGCGGGACTTTCGCCGCGCTGTCGGTGTGGGAGCGCGAGCTGGGGCGGCTGCGGGTCCTGGTCAACGTCGGCGAGCTGGCCGAGGGTGAGGAGGCGTTCCCGGACGACGAGACCTATCCCGTGCACCGGTTCGCCGAGATCACCGAGTTCCTGCACGAGCGGTGGGCGGCCGGTGGCGGTGAGCCGGACGCCTGGGTGGAGACCGCTCGGGGGCCGACGGAGGGGCGGCCCGGCTACACCCACCAGAGGGTGGCGGCCCTGCGCCGGCGCGGGCGCGGCTGCTGCGTGGTCGCCCCGATCGTGCTGAACGGGCGGGCGTGGGGCGAGCTGTACGTGGCCCGGCCGGTCGGCGCGCCCGTCTTCGGGCGGGGCGACGCCGACTTCGCGACGGTGCTGGCCGCCGTCGTCGCCGCCGGGATCGCGCAGACCGAGCGGTTGGAGGAGGCGCGGCGGCTGGCGTACACGGACGCGCTCACCGGGCTGGCCAACCGCCGGGCCGTGGATGTGCGGCTCGACGAGGCGATCGAGCGGCACCGCCGGGACGGTGCCGTCGTCAGCCTCGTCGTGTGCGACCTGAACGGGCTCAAGCGGGTCAACGACACCCTGGGACATGCCGTCGGCGACCGGCTGCTCGAGCGGTTCGGGACCGTGCTGTCCCTGTGCGGGGCCATGCTTCCCGGCGCCCTCGCGGCGCGGCTCGGCGGGGACGAGTTCTGCCTGCTGGCGGTGGGGCCGCCCGCCGACGAAGCGGTCGAGGCGGCCGACGAAGTGTGCCGCCGCGCCGTGGAGTTGGGGATCGGAGACGGTGTGGCCTGCGGGGTGGCCTCCACGGGGGACGCCATCGGCCCCGTGCACTCCGCCCGGCGGCTCTTCCGGCTGGCCGACGCGGCGCAGTACCGCGCGAAGGCCGAGCGGGCACGCCGTCCCGTCGTCGCCGGGCGTGAGGGTCCGGGTGACCCGGTCGTACGCCTGGCGGACGAGCCGGTACGGGAGCCGGACGGCGAGCGGCGCCGGTTCCGGGGGCGGCACTCGCCGTAG
- a CDS encoding cystathionine gamma-synthase — MSDTHISQHFETLAIHAGNTADPLTGAVVPPIYQVSTYKQDGVGGLRGGYEYSRSANPTRTALEENLAALEGGRRGLAFASGLAAEDCLLRTLLAPGDHVVIPDDAYGGTFRLFAKVVARWGVEWSVADTSDPAAVRAALTPKTRAVWVETPSNPLLGITDIAAVAQVARDAGARLVVDNTFATPYLQQPLALGADVVVHSLTKYMGGHSDVVGGALITGDAELGEELAYHQNAMGAVAGPFDSWLVLRGAKTLSVRMDRHSENATKVADMLSRHARVTSVLYPGLPEHPGHEVAAKQMRSFGGMVSFRVEGGEEAAVEVCNRARVFTLGESLGGVESLIEHPGRMTHASVAGSALEVPADLVRLSVGIENIEDLLADLQQALGR; from the coding sequence ATGAGCGACACGCACATCAGCCAGCACTTCGAGACGCTCGCGATCCACGCGGGCAACACGGCCGACCCCCTGACGGGCGCGGTCGTCCCGCCGATCTACCAGGTGTCCACGTACAAGCAGGACGGTGTCGGCGGTCTGCGCGGCGGCTACGAGTACAGCCGCAGCGCCAACCCGACCAGGACCGCGCTGGAGGAGAACCTCGCGGCCCTGGAGGGCGGCCGCCGCGGCCTCGCGTTCGCGTCGGGGCTGGCGGCAGAGGACTGCCTGCTGCGTACGCTGCTCGCCCCCGGCGACCACGTGGTGATCCCGGACGACGCCTACGGCGGCACGTTCCGCCTGTTCGCCAAGGTGGTCGCCCGCTGGGGTGTGGAGTGGTCGGTGGCCGACACCAGCGACCCGGCCGCCGTCCGGGCCGCCCTCACCCCGAAGACCAGGGCGGTATGGGTGGAGACCCCCTCCAACCCCCTGCTCGGCATCACCGACATCGCCGCCGTCGCCCAGGTCGCCCGGGACGCGGGCGCCCGCCTCGTCGTCGACAACACCTTCGCCACCCCGTACCTCCAGCAGCCGCTCGCGCTCGGCGCGGACGTCGTCGTGCACTCCCTGACCAAGTACATGGGCGGCCACTCGGACGTCGTCGGCGGCGCCCTGATCACGGGGGACGCGGAGCTCGGCGAGGAGCTGGCCTACCACCAGAACGCGATGGGCGCGGTCGCCGGACCGTTCGACTCCTGGCTGGTACTGCGTGGCGCCAAGACGCTCTCCGTGCGTATGGACCGGCACAGCGAGAACGCCACCAAGGTCGCCGACATGCTCAGCAGGCACGCGCGTGTGACGAGTGTCCTTTACCCGGGGCTGCCCGAGCACCCCGGCCACGAGGTCGCCGCCAAGCAGATGCGGTCCTTCGGCGGCATGGTCTCCTTCCGTGTGGAGGGCGGCGAGGAGGCGGCCGTCGAGGTCTGCAACCGGGCCAGGGTGTTCACGCTCGGCGAGTCCCTTGGCGGCGTCGAGTCGCTGATCGAGCACCCCGGGCGCATGACGCACGCGTCCGTCGCGGGCTCCGCCCTCGAGGTCCCCGCCGACCTGGTCCGCCTCTCCGTCGGCATCGAGAACATCGAGGACCTGCTCGCGGACCTCCAGCAGGCGCTCGGCCGCTGA
- the greA gene encoding transcription elongation factor GreA, translated as MTQTSENVTWLTQEAYNKLKDELEYLTGPARTEISAKIAAAREEGDLRENGGYHAAKEEQGKQELRVRQLTQLLENAKVGEAPAADGSVAPGTVVTIAFDGDEDDTLTFLLASREYASGDIETYSPQSPLGAGVNGHRVGEDAEYELPNGRKASVKILRAEPYDG; from the coding sequence GTGACCCAGACCAGCGAGAACGTCACCTGGCTGACCCAGGAGGCGTACAACAAGCTCAAGGACGAGCTTGAGTACCTTACTGGTCCCGCGCGTACGGAGATCTCCGCCAAGATCGCCGCCGCGCGCGAGGAGGGCGACCTGCGGGAGAACGGCGGGTACCACGCGGCCAAGGAGGAGCAGGGCAAACAGGAGCTCCGCGTGCGGCAGCTCACCCAGCTCCTCGAAAACGCCAAGGTCGGTGAGGCGCCGGCGGCCGACGGTTCGGTGGCGCCCGGCACGGTCGTCACGATCGCCTTCGACGGCGACGAGGACGACACGCTGACCTTCCTCCTCGCCTCGCGTGAATACGCGAGCGGGGACATCGAGACGTACTCACCGCAGTCCCCGCTGGGTGCCGGGGTCAACGGCCACAGGGTCGGCGAGGACGCGGAGTACGAGCTGCCGAACGGCAGGAAGGCCTCGGTGAAGATCCTCAGGGCCGAGCCGTACGACGGCTGA
- the ilvA gene encoding threonine ammonia-lyase, whose amino-acid sequence MSYGTADSLRTVTLDDVRGARKMLQGVARMTAMESSRYLSRTVGTPVHLKCENLQRTGSFKLRGAYVRIAGLLPEQRAAGVVAASAGNHAQGVALASSLLGVGATVFMPKGAPLPKISATREYGAEVRLHGQVVDEALAAAEEYAAETGAVFIHPFDHPDIIAGQGTVGLEILEQCPEARTIVVGAGGGGLVAGIAVAVKALRPDVRIIGVQAEGAAAYPPSLAAGHPVSVRDPATMADGIKVGRPGDVPFGIVGELVDEVRTVTEGELSAALLLCLERAKLVVEPAGASPVAALLSRPDAFEGPVVAVLSGGNVDPVLMERVLRHGMAAQGRYLAVRLRLPDRPGALAMLLGALSVADANVLDVSHVRTDPRLGLTEVEVEVHLETKGPAHRTEVDRVLRDAGYTVIG is encoded by the coding sequence ATGAGCTACGGCACGGCTGACTCCTTGCGCACCGTCACCCTCGATGACGTACGCGGTGCCCGGAAGATGCTCCAGGGCGTCGCGCGGATGACCGCGATGGAGAGCAGCAGGTACCTGTCCCGCACGGTGGGCACCCCGGTGCACCTGAAGTGCGAGAACCTCCAACGGACGGGGTCGTTCAAGCTGCGCGGCGCGTACGTCCGGATCGCCGGGCTGCTGCCCGAGCAGCGCGCCGCCGGTGTCGTCGCCGCGAGTGCCGGAAACCACGCGCAGGGCGTCGCGCTCGCGTCCTCGCTGCTCGGGGTGGGTGCGACGGTGTTCATGCCGAAGGGCGCCCCACTGCCGAAGATCAGCGCCACCCGGGAGTACGGAGCCGAGGTGCGTCTGCACGGCCAGGTGGTCGACGAGGCGCTGGCCGCCGCCGAGGAGTACGCGGCCGAGACGGGCGCCGTGTTCATCCATCCCTTCGACCACCCCGACATCATCGCCGGCCAGGGCACCGTGGGCCTGGAGATCCTGGAGCAGTGCCCGGAGGCGCGCACGATCGTCGTCGGTGCCGGCGGCGGCGGGCTGGTCGCCGGGATCGCGGTCGCGGTGAAGGCGCTGCGGCCGGACGTACGGATCATCGGGGTGCAGGCGGAGGGCGCGGCCGCGTACCCGCCCTCGCTGGCCGCCGGGCACCCGGTGTCGGTGCGCGACCCGGCGACGATGGCCGACGGCATCAAGGTGGGGCGGCCCGGCGACGTGCCGTTCGGGATCGTCGGCGAGCTGGTGGACGAGGTCCGCACCGTCACCGAGGGCGAGCTGTCGGCCGCGCTGCTGCTGTGCCTGGAGCGGGCCAAGCTGGTCGTGGAGCCGGCCGGGGCGAGCCCGGTCGCGGCGCTGCTGAGCCGCCCCGACGCCTTCGAGGGACCGGTCGTCGCCGTGCTGTCCGGCGGCAACGTCGACCCGGTGCTGATGGAGCGGGTGCTGCGGCACGGCATGGCCGCGCAGGGCCGCTACCTGGCCGTACGGCTGCGTCTGCCGGACCGGCCGGGCGCCCTCGCGATGCTTCTCGGGGCCTTGTCGGTGGCCGACGCCAACGTCCTGGACGTGAGCCATGTACGGACCGACCCCCGGCTCGGGCTCACGGAGGTGGAGGTCGAGGTGCACCTCGAGACGAAGGGCCCGGCGCACCGCACCGAGGTCGACCGGGTCCTGCGCGACGCGGGCTACACGGTCATCGGCTGA
- a CDS encoding L,D-transpeptidase: protein MTDGKRRRGLTAASALLGGVMVLSACSGGGEDTGSGGDSGKGTSQTQVDEAAAKKTSAAQIKITPKDGSSNASINNSAAVAVTKGTLTEVKMTTTDGTAVEGEISADKKSWKPSGQLERATTYKLAATAEDSEGRAAHENASFTTVSPTSSFIGTFTPDDGSTVGVGMPVSINFDKAITNKAEVQKGITVSSTSGQEVACHWFNANRMDCRPEDYWQEDSTVTLELALDGVEGAEGVYGVQQKTVNFKIGRNQVSIVDADTKQMKVTQDGKTVRTIPISAGSPENKTYEGQMVISEKFKETRMNGATVGFTDDDGEGEYDIKDVPHAMRLSTSGTFLHGNYWGAKSIFGSVNTSHGCVGLADTQGADDPNTPGAWFYDNSIVGDVVVVQNTGDKTIAPDNGLNGWNMDWAQWKAGSAV from the coding sequence ATGACGGACGGTAAGCGGCGTAGGGGCCTGACGGCTGCGTCCGCTCTGCTCGGCGGAGTGATGGTGCTCTCGGCGTGCTCCGGCGGCGGTGAGGACACGGGCTCCGGCGGGGACAGTGGCAAGGGCACGTCGCAGACCCAGGTCGACGAGGCGGCGGCCAAGAAGACCTCCGCGGCCCAGATCAAGATCACGCCGAAGGACGGCTCCAGCAACGCCTCCATCAACAACTCCGCCGCGGTCGCCGTGACCAAGGGCACGCTCACCGAGGTCAAGATGACGACCACCGACGGTACCGCCGTCGAGGGTGAGATATCCGCGGACAAGAAGAGCTGGAAGCCCAGCGGCCAGTTGGAGCGCGCCACCACCTACAAGCTGGCCGCCACCGCCGAGGACTCCGAGGGCCGCGCCGCCCACGAGAACGCGTCGTTCACCACGGTCTCGCCGACCAGCAGCTTCATCGGCACCTTCACCCCGGACGACGGCTCGACCGTGGGTGTCGGCATGCCGGTGTCGATCAACTTCGACAAGGCGATCACCAACAAGGCGGAGGTCCAGAAGGGCATCACCGTCTCCAGCACCAGTGGTCAGGAGGTGGCCTGCCACTGGTTCAACGCCAACCGTATGGACTGCCGTCCCGAGGACTACTGGCAGGAGGACTCCACCGTCACCCTGGAGCTGGCGCTCGACGGCGTCGAGGGTGCCGAGGGTGTCTACGGCGTCCAGCAGAAGACGGTCAACTTCAAGATAGGCCGCAACCAGGTCTCGATCGTCGACGCCGACACCAAGCAGATGAAGGTCACGCAGGACGGCAAGACCGTCCGGACGATCCCGATCTCCGCCGGGTCGCCCGAGAACAAGACGTACGAAGGCCAGATGGTGATCTCCGAGAAGTTCAAGGAGACCCGGATGAACGGTGCGACCGTCGGCTTCACCGACGACGACGGTGAGGGCGAGTACGACATCAAGGACGTGCCGCACGCCATGCGCCTGAGCACCTCCGGCACCTTCCTCCACGGCAACTACTGGGGCGCCAAGTCCATCTTCGGAAGCGTCAACACCAGCCACGGCTGCGTCGGTCTGGCCGACACCCAGGGCGCCGACGACCCGAACACGCCGGGCGCCTGGTTCTACGACAACTCGATCGTCGGTGACGTCGTCGTCGTGCAGAACACCGGCGACAAGACCATCGCCCCGGACAACGGTCTCAACGGCTGGAACATGGACTGGGCCCAGTGGAAGGCGGGTTCGGCCGTCTGA
- a CDS encoding ABC transporter ATP-binding protein: MYELKGVTRRYTRGKDTVHALDGIDLTIPDGDRLVIQGPTGGGKSTLLQMLGGLDHPSSGEILLDGTDLAKLPEARLTRVRGESIGFVFQSFNLIPTLTAQENVETALVPLGVKTKERREKAAEALAAVGLGERLGHLPAEMSGGQQQRVAIARALVKEPKVLLADEPTGNLDESMRDEIMDVLIRMWKELGLTFVMVTHDSTLAKQAPRVATIRKGRVTVRENAGA; the protein is encoded by the coding sequence ATGTACGAACTCAAAGGCGTCACCCGGCGCTACACCCGGGGTAAGGACACCGTCCACGCCCTCGACGGCATCGACCTGACGATCCCCGACGGCGACCGGCTCGTCATCCAGGGCCCCACCGGCGGCGGCAAGTCCACACTGCTGCAGATGCTCGGCGGACTGGACCACCCCAGCTCCGGCGAGATCCTCCTCGACGGCACCGACCTGGCCAAGCTGCCGGAGGCCCGGCTCACCCGGGTGCGCGGCGAGAGCATCGGCTTCGTCTTCCAGTCCTTCAACCTGATCCCGACCCTCACCGCGCAGGAGAACGTCGAGACCGCGCTCGTCCCGCTCGGGGTGAAGACGAAGGAGCGCCGCGAGAAGGCCGCCGAGGCACTGGCCGCGGTCGGGCTCGGCGAGCGGCTCGGGCACCTGCCCGCCGAGATGTCCGGGGGGCAGCAGCAGCGGGTGGCCATCGCCCGGGCGCTGGTGAAGGAACCGAAGGTGCTGCTCGCCGACGAGCCCACCGGAAACCTCGACGAGTCGATGCGCGACGAGATCATGGACGTACTGATCCGGATGTGGAAGGAGCTCGGGCTCACCTTCGTCATGGTCACCCACGACTCGACCCTGGCGAAGCAGGCCCCGCGCGTGGCGACCATCCGCAAGGGCCGTGTCACGGTCAGGGAGAACGCGGGTGCCTGA
- the hutH gene encoding histidine ammonia-lyase, with translation MRTVVNAEGARRGLEGVVVGDGRASAVTASDVLAVARGGARVELSGEALAALAASRGIVDALAAKPEPVYGVSTGFGALATRHIGPELRDRLQRNIVRSHAAGMGPRVEREVVRALMFLRLKTLCSGHTGVRPEVAQAIADVLNAGITPVVHEYGSLGCSGDLAPLSHCALALMGEGEAEGPDGTLRPAGDLLAEHGIRPVELREKEGLALLNGTDGMLGMLVMALADLDTLYRSADVTAAMSLEALLGTDKVLAPELHAIRPHPGQAVSAANMLAVLSGSGLTGHHQDDAPRVQDAYSVRCAPQVAGAGRDTITHARLVAERELAAAIDNPVVLPGEAGHNGTGHGGTGPGGTGSGAFGFEGGRVESNGNFHGAPVAYVLDFLAIAVADLGSIAERRTDRLLDKNRSHGLPPFLADDAGVDSGLMIAQYTQAALVSELKRLAVPASADSIPSSAMQEDHVSMGWSAARKLRTSVDNLTRVIAIELYAAARAVELREGLTPAPATRAVVEAARQAGVGGPGPDRPLAPDLAAAEAFVRDGRLLTAVEQVTGPLR, from the coding sequence ATGCGCACTGTGGTGAACGCGGAAGGCGCGAGGCGCGGCCTTGAAGGGGTGGTGGTGGGAGACGGGCGGGCGTCCGCAGTGACCGCGTCCGACGTGCTCGCCGTGGCGCGCGGCGGTGCCCGCGTCGAGCTCTCCGGTGAGGCGCTGGCCGCCCTCGCCGCCTCCCGCGGGATCGTGGACGCCCTGGCCGCCAAGCCGGAGCCCGTGTACGGGGTGAGCACCGGCTTCGGCGCTCTGGCGACCCGGCACATCGGTCCCGAGCTGCGTGACCGGCTGCAGCGCAACATCGTCCGCTCGCACGCCGCCGGCATGGGGCCCCGCGTCGAGCGCGAGGTCGTCCGCGCCCTGATGTTCCTGCGGCTGAAGACCCTCTGCTCCGGGCACACCGGCGTACGCCCCGAGGTCGCGCAGGCGATCGCCGACGTGCTGAACGCCGGGATCACCCCCGTGGTGCACGAGTACGGTTCCCTCGGCTGCTCGGGCGACCTGGCCCCGCTGTCCCACTGCGCCCTGGCCCTGATGGGTGAAGGGGAGGCCGAAGGACCCGACGGGACCCTGCGCCCCGCCGGCGACCTGCTGGCCGAGCACGGGATCCGGCCCGTGGAACTGCGCGAGAAAGAAGGGCTCGCCCTTCTCAACGGCACCGACGGCATGCTCGGCATGCTGGTCATGGCCCTCGCCGACCTCGACACCCTGTACCGGTCCGCCGACGTCACGGCCGCGATGAGCCTGGAGGCGTTGCTCGGCACCGACAAGGTCCTCGCCCCCGAACTGCATGCCATCCGCCCGCACCCGGGCCAGGCCGTCAGCGCCGCCAACATGCTCGCCGTGCTCTCCGGTTCGGGCCTGACGGGACATCACCAGGACGACGCGCCGCGTGTCCAGGACGCCTATTCGGTGCGCTGCGCCCCGCAGGTCGCGGGCGCCGGACGGGACACGATCACGCACGCCCGGCTGGTCGCCGAGCGCGAACTCGCCGCGGCCATCGACAATCCGGTGGTGCTGCCCGGCGAGGCCGGTCACAACGGGACCGGTCATGGCGGTACGGGTCCGGGCGGCACCGGTTCGGGGGCGTTCGGCTTCGAGGGCGGGCGGGTGGAGTCCAACGGCAACTTCCACGGCGCCCCGGTGGCCTATGTGCTGGACTTCCTCGCCATCGCCGTCGCCGACCTCGGCTCCATCGCCGAGCGCCGTACCGACCGGCTGCTGGACAAGAACCGCAGCCACGGGCTGCCGCCGTTCCTCGCCGACGACGCGGGCGTCGACTCCGGTCTGATGATCGCTCAGTACACGCAGGCCGCACTCGTGAGCGAGCTGAAGCGGCTGGCCGTCCCGGCGTCTGCGGACTCGATCCCGTCCTCCGCGATGCAGGAGGACCACGTCTCGATGGGATGGTCGGCCGCGCGCAAGCTGCGTACCTCGGTCGACAACCTCACCAGGGTCATCGCCATCGAGCTGTACGCCGCCGCGCGTGCGGTGGAGTTGCGCGAGGGGCTCACTCCGGCGCCCGCGACCCGGGCCGTGGTCGAGGCCGCGCGACAGGCCGGTGTGGGCGGTCCCGGCCCGGACCGCCCTCTCGCGCCCGACCTCGCCGCGGCGGAAGCGTTCGTACGCGACGGACGGCTGCTGACGGCTGTGGAACAGGTCACCGGCCCGCTGCGGTGA
- a CDS encoding ABC transporter permease gives MFFTYLRRELRRRRKAALVVASGLALGIALVIVVSSVSSGMGRAQEKVLQSLYGLGTDMTVTKAVEAPGERAERPGFRFDAQDEDSGEEQSTDRVMVQGFQSLTGSTVDKVGKQNGVADAVGGLSLQVVKVSGEFTRGQVQQDGGSGRQGGPGGAAPPEGGGGVQGGGADFDVTSYSVHGTDVTESELGPLTSSGITDGRTFRASETDAKVAVVDSAHAKEKELETGDTVTVKSTKFKIIGIATAESGDATADLYVPLKQAQTLADAEGKVTTIYVRATDSQQLDSIKSAIRKNVSGTTVTTSADLADTVSGSLSTASSLATGVGTWLSAAVLVAAFLVAGLLTSSAVSRRVREFGTLKALGWKSGRVTGQVVGEAVVHGLIGGALGIALGLAGAYAVTAVSPTLRAELAGGGAGAGGRGGMGGPGGGGPGREAAARTLEVALTAPVSLTTVALAVGLAVAGGLVAGAFGGWRASRLRPADALRRVA, from the coding sequence ATGTTCTTCACCTACCTGAGGCGCGAACTGCGCCGCCGCAGAAAAGCGGCCCTCGTCGTCGCCTCCGGCCTCGCGCTCGGTATCGCGCTGGTCATCGTCGTCAGCTCCGTGTCCTCCGGGATGGGCAGGGCGCAGGAGAAGGTCCTGCAGTCGCTGTACGGACTGGGGACGGACATGACAGTCACCAAGGCCGTGGAGGCGCCCGGAGAGCGCGCGGAGCGGCCGGGCTTCAGATTCGACGCCCAGGACGAGGACTCCGGCGAGGAGCAGAGCACCGACCGCGTCATGGTGCAGGGCTTCCAGAGCCTCACCGGCTCCACGGTGGACAAGGTCGGCAAACAGAACGGTGTCGCCGACGCCGTGGGCGGGCTGAGCCTCCAGGTCGTCAAGGTCAGCGGCGAGTTCACCCGCGGCCAGGTCCAGCAGGACGGCGGGAGCGGCCGGCAGGGCGGCCCCGGCGGGGCCGCGCCGCCGGAGGGCGGCGGCGGGGTGCAGGGCGGCGGCGCCGACTTCGACGTCACCAGCTACTCCGTCCACGGTACCGACGTCACGGAGTCGGAGCTCGGCCCGCTGACCTCCTCCGGGATCACCGACGGCCGTACCTTCAGGGCGAGCGAGACCGACGCGAAGGTGGCCGTCGTCGACTCCGCCCACGCCAAGGAGAAGGAGCTCGAGACCGGTGACACCGTCACCGTCAAGAGCACCAAGTTCAAGATCATCGGTATCGCCACCGCCGAGAGCGGAGACGCCACCGCCGACCTCTACGTCCCGCTGAAGCAGGCCCAGACCCTGGCCGACGCCGAGGGCAAGGTCACCACGATCTACGTCCGGGCGACCGACTCGCAGCAACTCGACAGCATCAAGTCCGCGATCCGGAAGAACGTTTCGGGGACGACGGTCACCACCTCCGCCGACCTCGCGGACACCGTCTCCGGCTCGCTGTCCACCGCGTCCTCCCTCGCCACCGGCGTCGGCACGTGGCTGTCGGCCGCGGTGCTCGTGGCCGCGTTCCTCGTCGCCGGACTGCTCACCTCCTCGGCGGTCTCCCGCCGGGTGCGCGAGTTCGGCACGCTGAAGGCCCTGGGCTGGAAGTCGGGGCGGGTGACCGGGCAGGTGGTCGGCGAGGCGGTCGTGCACGGCCTGATCGGCGGCGCGCTCGGTATCGCGCTCGGCCTGGCGGGCGCGTACGCCGTCACCGCGGTCAGCCCCACCCTGCGGGCCGAACTCGCCGGCGGCGGAGCCGGCGCGGGCGGTCGCGGCGGCATGGGCGGCCCGGGCGGTGGTGGTCCCGGCCGGGAAGCGGCTGCCAGGACCCTCGAGGTCGCTCTCACCGCGCCGGTCAGCCTCACGACCGTCGCCCTCGCGGTCGGCCTCGCGGTGGCCGGCGGACTCGTCGCCGGTGCCTTCGGCGGCTGGCGCGCCTCCCGCCTCCGGCCGGCGGACGCGCTGCGCCGCGTCGCGTAG
- a CDS encoding MarR family winged helix-turn-helix transcriptional regulator — translation MSMDMTTVGDPGLLEKLQHEVALFARRAEQTRLGGVGQVRNSMDRAAYLLLNRLDNEGPMGVKALAASMGIDSSTVTRQVAPLVDTGLVKRTSHPEDGRAVVLQLSPRGQSRLEEVRSSRRQLMAELTEDWEQEEREAFCALLTRFNSALSARMAAPDLPGQDGRPAS, via the coding sequence ATGTCGATGGACATGACGACCGTCGGTGACCCCGGCCTCCTCGAAAAGCTGCAGCACGAGGTGGCGCTGTTCGCCCGCCGCGCCGAACAGACCCGGCTCGGCGGCGTCGGCCAGGTGCGCAACTCCATGGACCGCGCCGCCTATCTGCTGCTCAACCGCCTGGACAACGAAGGCCCTATGGGGGTCAAGGCGCTCGCAGCGAGCATGGGCATCGACTCGTCGACGGTCACCCGCCAGGTGGCACCGCTGGTGGACACCGGTCTGGTGAAACGCACCTCGCACCCCGAGGACGGCCGGGCGGTGGTGCTCCAGCTGTCTCCGCGCGGGCAATCACGTCTGGAGGAAGTCCGTTCCTCACGGCGTCAGCTGATGGCCGAACTGACGGAGGACTGGGAGCAGGAGGAGCGCGAGGCGTTCTGCGCGCTCCTCACGCGCTTCAACAGCGCGCTCTCCGCCCGGATGGCGGCACCGGACCTGCCGGGGCAGGACGGACGGCCTGCCTCCTGA
- a CDS encoding DUF4307 domain-containing protein has translation MSTASTRPPEGRYGLSSDERADRTLRIVGAGLAAVVLTLLGWFGHHHVVQNEISGELIAFDVSKTEVRVRLEVHKDAGVEGYCTVRSQAEDGAEVGRADFRFGRDDTRVDKVVTLRTTSPGTSAELVGCHAG, from the coding sequence ATGAGTACGGCGAGCACGCGACCGCCCGAGGGCCGTTACGGCCTCTCCTCGGACGAACGCGCGGACCGCACTCTCAGGATCGTCGGTGCGGGTCTGGCCGCGGTCGTGCTCACCCTGCTGGGCTGGTTCGGCCACCACCACGTCGTCCAGAACGAGATCAGCGGTGAGCTGATCGCCTTCGACGTCTCGAAGACCGAGGTGCGGGTGCGTCTGGAGGTCCACAAGGACGCCGGCGTCGAGGGCTACTGCACGGTGCGCTCGCAGGCCGAGGACGGTGCCGAGGTGGGCCGCGCCGACTTCCGCTTCGGCAGGGACGACACCCGCGTCGACAAGGTCGTCACGCTGCGCACGACGTCCCCGGGCACCTCGGCCGAGCTCGTCGGCTGCCACGCCGGCTAG